A window of the Pyrodictium abyssi genome harbors these coding sequences:
- a CDS encoding DNA/RNA nuclease SfsA, translating into MILAETPVVEAEPRRLAWPWIEAVTSTGSRARVYAAAAPRQLLSCARQLLLSQAGLTGLRLAAVVDRSGAVVPLDHRLLEAAFPRVAARLYGDPDPLVERERWVNGTRVDYLVSTSRGLVLVEHKTLAHTGPGEPAYPRTPSQRLQRQLEVLWRAAEALEARAELVVAVASPSAKRLLLTGDPVARRLLRAHPERLGARAYRVEALLENRRLVLLYRGEIAVQL; encoded by the coding sequence GTGATCCTAGCAGAGACCCCGGTAGTAGAGGCGGAGCCCAGGCGGCTAGCATGGCCCTGGATAGAGGCCGTAACCAGCACGGGCAGCCGGGCTAGGGTGTACGCGGCTGCAGCGCCACGCCAGCTCCTATCCTGTGCACGCCAGCTACTCCTATCCCAGGCCGGGCTCACGGGCCTCCGCCTAGCCGCGGTCGTGGATAGAAGCGGGGCAGTAGTGCCCCTAGACCACCGGCTCCTAGAGGCAGCCTTCCCCCGCGTAGCCGCCCGGCTCTACGGCGACCCAGACCCCCTCGTAGAGCGCGAGAGATGGGTCAACGGGACACGGGTAGACTACCTAGTATCGACCAGCAGAGGCCTAGTCCTGGTGGAGCACAAGACCCTAGCCCACACCGGCCCAGGAGAGCCAGCGTACCCGAGGACGCCGAGCCAGCGGCTCCAACGCCAGCTAGAAGTACTGTGGAGAGCGGCAGAAGCCCTAGAGGCACGCGCAGAGCTAGTAGTAGCAGTAGCGAGCCCCTCGGCCAAGAGGCTCCTGCTAACAGGGGACCCCGTGGCCCGCCGGCTGCTAAGAGCGCACCCGGAGAGGCTCGGGGCGAGAGCCTACCGGGTAGAAGCGCTGCTCGAAAACCGGAGGCTAGTACTGCTATACCGAGGGGAAATCGCTGTACAGCTATAG
- a CDS encoding NAD(P)/FAD-dependent oxidoreductase, whose protein sequence is MATQKKRVVVVGGGIAGMAAARTLVERIGDAAEVTVVTKDPFYMAGPSRPLLLTGEQSYDRITRGYEEAAASGIRIVYGNVTRIDPGERRVYYTESPTRSYTSTTQSSLDYDYLILAPGVVYDGSSIEGYREHWHRTASVYEPGRVDVLRSRIWSQNKGTVVVYAPPMPYRCAPAPTETALIIDAVLRHRGVRNSFSIVHVDANQKTQPPVIADIVKNIYDEAGIELITGRKITEIDDKSVVLEDGERIEYTILALLEPNRAPRFIAEAGLGQDWIEVKTPEKPRTPSYDDILAAGDAAKLPFPKNQEIAYESALYAANTIIEELGGEPASVQYAFLGWVYMGNLQGRLETLSIQFGLNFTTKPPKASKDATPKRDYTLQKDRWEQSYLNRLFHPK, encoded by the coding sequence TTGGCTACCCAGAAGAAGCGCGTAGTCGTGGTAGGCGGCGGCATAGCAGGTATGGCTGCTGCGCGCACACTCGTAGAGAGGATAGGCGACGCGGCAGAAGTCACAGTCGTAACCAAGGACCCCTTCTACATGGCTGGGCCTAGCCGCCCCCTACTGCTAACCGGGGAGCAGAGCTACGACCGCATAACCCGCGGCTACGAGGAGGCCGCGGCCAGCGGCATAAGGATAGTGTACGGCAACGTGACCCGCATCGACCCCGGCGAGCGCCGCGTATACTACACAGAATCCCCAACCAGGAGCTACACCTCGACCACCCAGAGCAGCCTAGACTACGACTACCTAATCCTAGCCCCCGGCGTAGTCTACGATGGCTCGAGCATCGAGGGCTACAGGGAGCACTGGCACCGCACAGCTAGCGTCTACGAGCCCGGCCGCGTAGACGTGCTACGCAGCCGCATCTGGAGCCAGAACAAGGGCACAGTAGTAGTGTACGCTCCGCCCATGCCCTACCGCTGTGCTCCAGCTCCCACAGAGACTGCTCTAATAATAGATGCTGTCCTGCGCCACCGCGGAGTACGTAATAGCTTCAGCATAGTACATGTGGATGCAAACCAGAAGACACAGCCACCGGTGATAGCAGATATAGTGAAGAATATCTACGATGAAGCAGGGATCGAACTCATAACGGGTAGAAAAATAACTGAGATAGACGATAAATCGGTGGTCCTGGAGGATGGAGAACGCATAGAATACACGATCCTGGCGCTGCTTGAGCCGAACCGCGCTCCACGCTTCATAGCCGAGGCAGGGCTCGGCCAGGACTGGATAGAGGTGAAGACACCCGAGAAGCCCCGCACACCAAGCTACGACGACATACTCGCGGCGGGCGACGCCGCTAAGCTGCCTTTCCCCAAGAACCAGGAGATAGCCTACGAGAGCGCCCTCTACGCAGCCAACACGATAATAGAGGAACTGGGCGGCGAGCCAGCGAGCGTACAGTACGCCTTCCTCGGCTGGGTGTATATGGGCAACCTCCAGGGTCGGCTAGAGACGCTGAGCATCCAGTTCGGGCTAAACTTCACCACGAAGCCGCCGAAGGCCAGCAAGGATGCCACGCCTAAGCGCGACTACACGCTCCAGAAGGACCGCTGGGAGCAGAGCTACCTCAACCGGCTCTTCCACCCCAAGTAG
- the cimA gene encoding citramalate synthase gives MVAKSVASLPSVDGAALLERVEVLDTTLRDGAQAHGISFSLQAKIRIALELDRLGVSFIEAGWPGSNPKDEEFFRAIRDYSLSHAEIVAFTSTRRKGMKPEEDRVLAKVLDAETRWVTVFGKSWTLHVHEVLRTTLEENLDMVYDTIRFLREHGVRVIFDAEHFFNGYLEDPEYALKVLETAVEAGAERIVLADTNGGMLPHTVYRVVREVRERIKAPLGLHMHNDSGCAVANTIMGVLAGAEHVQVTVNGIGERTGNADLCQVVPGLELKLGVRALENPEGLRLLRRVSRLVYELAGLQPNPYQPYVGDNAFAHKAGVHVDAVLKTPRAYEHIDPGAVGNQRRLAVSELSGAANLVAWARRELGLELGKRDPRLRRALERVKQLENQGYSFDNAYASALLILMEELGARARPFRVEAWRVVSEGGPQGSRSWALVKVAAPGGETVLAAGEGGGPVHAVDEALRAALARLLPGGAGAARLIDYRVTLPGAVRHTASTVRVEVTLTDGSSAWTTVSVSDNIVEASLDALTQGIEYYLLRSRLRQQASTPATRAPSG, from the coding sequence GTGGTCGCCAAATCCGTCGCTAGCCTACCCAGCGTAGACGGAGCCGCACTCCTCGAGAGGGTCGAGGTCCTCGACACAACGCTGCGCGACGGAGCCCAGGCGCACGGCATATCCTTCAGCCTCCAGGCGAAGATACGGATAGCCCTAGAGCTAGACCGCCTAGGCGTATCCTTCATCGAGGCCGGGTGGCCGGGCAGCAACCCCAAGGACGAGGAGTTCTTCCGGGCAATAAGGGACTATAGCCTCAGCCACGCCGAGATAGTAGCGTTCACCTCGACACGCCGCAAGGGCATGAAGCCGGAGGAGGACAGAGTTCTCGCCAAGGTGCTCGACGCGGAGACGCGCTGGGTCACCGTCTTCGGCAAGTCGTGGACACTACACGTCCACGAGGTCCTAAGGACAACGCTCGAAGAGAACCTGGACATGGTCTACGACACGATAAGGTTCCTCCGCGAGCACGGCGTCCGGGTCATATTCGACGCAGAGCACTTCTTCAACGGCTACCTCGAGGACCCCGAGTACGCGCTAAAAGTGCTGGAGACAGCCGTGGAGGCCGGCGCCGAGAGGATAGTACTAGCGGACACCAACGGCGGCATGCTGCCCCACACTGTGTACCGTGTCGTCCGCGAGGTCCGCGAGAGGATAAAGGCGCCCCTAGGGCTCCACATGCACAACGACAGCGGCTGCGCGGTAGCAAACACCATCATGGGCGTCCTCGCCGGCGCAGAGCACGTACAGGTCACGGTCAACGGTATAGGGGAGCGCACCGGGAACGCAGACCTATGCCAGGTAGTCCCGGGGCTCGAGCTGAAGCTCGGCGTCCGCGCCCTAGAGAACCCTGAGGGGCTCCGGCTCCTACGCCGGGTATCCCGGCTCGTCTACGAGCTAGCAGGGCTCCAGCCCAACCCCTACCAGCCCTATGTCGGCGACAACGCGTTCGCACACAAAGCGGGGGTGCACGTCGACGCGGTGCTGAAGACACCCAGGGCCTACGAGCACATAGACCCCGGGGCTGTGGGCAACCAGCGACGCCTAGCCGTATCGGAGCTGAGCGGCGCCGCTAACCTCGTAGCATGGGCGCGCCGCGAGCTAGGCCTAGAACTCGGCAAGCGCGACCCACGGCTCCGCCGGGCCCTAGAGCGGGTGAAGCAGCTCGAGAACCAGGGCTACAGCTTCGACAACGCTTACGCCTCGGCGCTCCTCATACTCATGGAGGAGCTGGGGGCCAGGGCCCGGCCCTTCCGTGTAGAGGCCTGGAGAGTGGTCAGCGAGGGCGGGCCCCAGGGGAGCAGGAGCTGGGCACTAGTCAAGGTCGCGGCGCCGGGCGGCGAGACGGTGCTAGCAGCAGGCGAGGGCGGCGGACCCGTACACGCCGTAGACGAGGCCCTCCGCGCCGCCCTAGCAAGGCTACTACCCGGCGGAGCCGGGGCGGCCCGGCTCATAGACTACCGGGTCACGCTACCCGGGGCCGTGAGGCACACCGCCAGCACAGTGAGAGTCGAGGTAACCCTGACAGACGGCTCCAGCGCGTGGACCACGGTCTCGGTCTCGGACAACATAGTAGAGGCCAGCCTAGACGCGCTAACCCAGGGCATAGAGTACTACCTGCTCCGCAGCAGGCTACGCCAACAGGCCAGCACGCCGGCTACAAGGGCTCCATCCGGGTAG